The genomic region TGCCGCTTATAGTGCTGCCGCAGGACTGAAATGCATCATTTGCCTTGTCGATGGTGCGCCCTTTGGAAAAGTTCAACAAATGGGTGTTTATGGTGCAGAGCTGCTGATGATTGAGGATTTCGGTATAAACGATCAATGTACCGTCGATGTAATGGACACGTTAAATGAGCTCGCTTTGAAGCATGATAGCTCATTGGAAATAAGCGCTTATAAGTTTTCTCCGATCGGGATGGAAGGTGTACAGACGATTGCATTTGAGATCGCAGAGGAACTGCAGCAGGTAGATCGAGTTTTTGTACCGTCAGGTGGCGGCGGATTGTTTCTTTCTATTGTCCGTGGTTTTTCGAAATGGAAGGCGTCAAGGAATGCGCAAGTGAGTCCAACGCTCTTTTGTGTACAACCTCAAGGCAATGATACCATCGCCTCTGTGCTTAGCGGAGACAGAGCGACCCCGACAGCATTAGCAAATAGTGCTACGAAGATTAGTGGTTTGCAGGTGTCGTCATTGCTTGACGTCGCTGCCATTGTAGAAGCGGGCAAAACGTCTGAATTGCAAGGGACATTGGTCGAAGATGCGGATGTTTTTGAATGTCAACAGCTGTTAGCACAACTTGAGGGGATCTATTGCGAGCCGGCAGGAGCTGTCGCATTGGCTGGATTGAAAGAGGCACTACGAGCTGGAAAAGTTAAATCAGCGGATCATATTGTCTGTATCGTCACGGGAAATGGATTTAAAGATCAGCAGGCGCTCTCAAAAATATACACGGAAAACGACTGCCTATATGTCAATCAGTCGATGAATACAAAAGAAGAAATCATTAAAAAGATAGAAAAAGAATAAGTCATGGAAAAGGAATTTGTTTTTGGAGAGGGCGTACCACAGAGTCATTTGCCGTTTTCTCCGGGGGTTAAGTGCGGTCAGTTTTTGTTTATTTCTGGACAAGCGTCCGTTGATATGGAAGGGAAGATAGTAAATGACACTTTTGAAAATGAGTGTAGACGTTCATTTGATAATTTAAAACGTATTGTCGAAGCTGCAGGACTAACGATGGCAGACATCGTTCAGGTTCGTAACTATGTGGCGGATGAAAAGGACTTGTTGAAGTTCAACGAAATCTATAGAGAGTATTTTTCTGCCCCATTTCCTGCAAGAACAACGTTAATAGGTTGTTTAGGAACAATTTTAAAGTTTGAAGTAGATGCAACTGCTTTCATAAAATAGACTTTATGAAAAAGAGGATTGCAATCGTTGGTCTTTATCATGAGTCAAATACATTCAGCTCAATCCCTACTTTATGGGAAAACTTTGCAGATGGGCATATTTTCAGAAATACGGAGATCATTGAACGCTTTGAAAATGCTCATCATGAAATCGCAGGTTTTCTTCA from Sphingobacterium sp. BN32 harbors:
- a CDS encoding RidA family protein, encoding MEKEFVFGEGVPQSHLPFSPGVKCGQFLFISGQASVDMEGKIVNDTFENECRRSFDNLKRIVEAAGLTMADIVQVRNYVADEKDLLKFNEIYREYFSAPFPARTTLIGCLGTILKFEVDATAFIK
- a CDS encoding pyridoxal-phosphate dependent enzyme yields the protein MKSIWKYKELIPQVNEDCHVNLGEGNTPLLKSKRIGKLLGLENLYFKLENLNPSGSYKDRFAAMAIAYAKENGKKAILATSSGNTGAALAAYSAAAGLKCIICLVDGAPFGKVQQMGVYGAELLMIEDFGINDQCTVDVMDTLNELALKHDSSLEISAYKFSPIGMEGVQTIAFEIAEELQQVDRVFVPSGGGGLFLSIVRGFSKWKASRNAQVSPTLFCVQPQGNDTIASVLSGDRATPTALANSATKISGLQVSSLLDVAAIVEAGKTSELQGTLVEDADVFECQQLLAQLEGIYCEPAGAVALAGLKEALRAGKVKSADHIVCIVTGNGFKDQQALSKIYTENDCLYVNQSMNTKEEIIKKIEKE